A single region of the Phalacrocorax aristotelis chromosome 17, bGulAri2.1, whole genome shotgun sequence genome encodes:
- the PRRC2B gene encoding protein PRRC2B isoform X4: protein MSDRLGQITKGKDGKSKYSTLSLFDKYKGKSIEAIRTTVIPRHGLQSLGKVAAARRMPPPANLPSLKSENKGNDPNIIIVPKDGTGWANKQDQPDQKSSSATAAQLQESLPQQGLQKSVSNLQKPTQSISQEGTNSVPGGPKSWAQLNGKPAGQEGGSRASSRLLSFSPEEFPTLKAAGEQDKVGKEKGALDPSYGPGPSLRPQNVTSWREGGGRNITSATSLTASPAELGSKTSSTGDGAPSSASASDPKEPSLRPAQPVRKGASQFMGNVYQPPTYHDMLPAFMCPQQPSETPAPLDRGSFPLPQLRLEPRVPFRQYQMNDQDGKENRLSLSRPTRPVRQQVERAPRPTIINAENLKGLDELDTDADDGWAGIHDEVDYSEKLKFSEDEEEEETLKDGRQKWNSWDPRRQRQLSLSSADSADVKHTLEEGKNWGDSVGLSRSVRKVQDSQQPPRKLNGWSSASEYQKPTLGSVLRQQSLEDKEEKVPLRQKFVHSEISEAVERARRRREEEERRAREERLAACAAKLKQLDQKCKLAQKSGETQKHTENEDLRPPSTEKNAVQENGHALRRATPEFHAQDVSVGYLEEETPAPAAAAQSSSEEELREAPSPAQEFNKYQKSLPPRFQRQQQQQQQEQLYKMQHWQQQQQVYPPPSHSHPQRTFYPPHPQMLGFDPRWMMMPSYMDPRMAQSRTPVDFYPSALHPSGIMKPMIQQDSIGGSSCRSEDQNCQAGQAERKTAPLDPVPVWGQESYTSLQSKGYSLSHQKQADNMTVEGLHARNGSYSASPGRPDSLSTQRDLFEERGEEYLNAFDKKAQADFDSCLSSQRIGQDLLFQHQETVQETCPAGNRHANLRCSPLEPDFIQAEKKPEYNGWDISHHQKPAETAAEVVEEAPRDEQSFSADPWKKEGANTKQPAEETTEWAPENRNTSGQHQEQMGRTRRSGPIKKPVLKALKVEEKEKEMEKVKLEGEDTLHPLKEKAAVQKVENESDDSAALLNSTRYLLDDKGSSQASLAREAEKSQEEEEEEEEEEKPERAWENKLSRESGDLPPTKRNNWIFIDEEQAFGGRGQGRGRGRGFREFTFRGRGTVVGSRGVYNNQRSSRGRGLREFNQPEDFPRGKPRRRIASETHSEGSEYEELPKRRRQRGSENSNEGSVLDREDSDLKKGDFKESWRSNKIYSDDHSTLDPKMRAPRAFGRSLPPRLSNSGYGRRGFMGKEPTQWQGRSGGAGWQEYSHTSPSDTFGSRQQSDRDYIQDSYKHVDSFSSRVFDEGHLEDKRHFFQEDYSADQENIENRPFRRRRPPRQDKPPRFRRLRQERESVGQWNPEEGGPNLLPSQWPGRPKLTTAEKSSISGRRSPELSYQNSSDHANEEWETASESSDFSERRERRDGISESEGQLEGGLGSGSLGEKRELAKRSFSSQRPLVDRQSRKAEPTGFSEQSVRTGVGAASRYESQQNGTLIKSKRSPEEGGGLGNTSGGSSHSIYSLDRASHANSESAEGPGKKPEKEPKSTAQRASEKGEALSQFELNYGSTIIDNRVSNTAEENEVGSMTGEGFIEVLTKKQRRLLEEERRKKEQAAQAPAKARVLQSRIPPRFAKKQNSLCLEQSDVTVSGNSLGTEIWESNSPALSVQSPGSDSWSKPVNTFNGTESSTTEGFKGSQGDSGIDLSAESRESSATSSQRSSPYGTLKPEEMNGAGLVDPKPDCQKEQVQKQSDKKDSDQGSGQNKEHKPGPIGNERSLKNRKGSEGTERLEGNIPPVNGVEIHVDSVLPVPPIEFGVNPKDSDFSLPPGSASGTAANPVTKLQDALASNAGLTQSIPILRRDHHLQRCIGLNPMSFPTADLTLKMESARKAWENSPSLPEQNSPGGAGSGIQPPSSVGASNGVSYSSFGGVSMPPMPVASVAPSASIPGNHIPPLYLDGHVFASQPRLVPQTIPQQQSYQQAAAAQQIPISLHTSLQAQAQLGLRGGLPVSQSQEMYSSIQPFRSQVYMHPSLSQPSTMVLTGGTALKPPYSAFPGMQPLEVVKTQSGSPYQPMNGSQTLVYEGQINQAAGMGASQMMDSQLTQLTMPVPGSQLPLPRYGSGQQPLILPQSIQLPQGQNLPVGAPRRILPPGSQPSVLATSRESSQMEMKGFHFSDGKQNMSSGGSVPSPHTYRPSSASPSGKPSGPAVSMGSVQGHYVQQAKQRVDENKANLGAVKLQETPSTNQMKPVRTGAIKPQAVKVEESKA, encoded by the exons GTTCAAGGGCCTCAAGCCGACTGTTATCCTTCTCTCCCGAGGAATTTCCGACGCTGAAAGCAGCTGGCGAGCAGGACAAGGTTGGCAAAGAAAAGGGCGCCTTAGATCCGTCGTATGGGCCAGGACCAAGCCTCCGCCCCCAGA ATGTCACCAGTTGGAGGGAGGGCGGTGGGAGGAACATAACCTCTGCCACATCTCTGACCGCCTCCCCTGCTGAGCTGGGCAGCAAGACCTCTAGTACCGGAGACGGAGCCCCCTCCTCAGCGAGTGCCAGCGATCCAAAGGAGCCGTCTCTCCGCCCAGCTCAGCCTGTCCGCAAAGGGGCTTCACAGTTCATGGGAAATGTCTACCAACCACCTACATACCACGACATGCTACCTGCTTTT ATGTGTCCACAACAGCCATCTGAGACCCCTGCACCACTGGACCGAGGGtctttcccccttcctcagCTTCGGCTTGAGCCCCGGGTACCTTTCAGACAATACCAGATGAATGACCAGGATGG AAAAGAGAACAGGCTCAGCCTGTCTCGCCCAACGCGTCCGGTTCGGCAGCAAGTAGAGAGAGCACCTCGGCCCACCATTATCAATGCAGAGAACCTGAAGGGGCTGGATGAACTGGACACTGATGCGGATGATGGATGGGCAG GTATTCACGATGAAGTGGATTACTCTGAGAAACTAAAGTTTAGtgaagatgaggaagaggaagaaactcTTAAAGATGGACGACAGAAGTG GAACAGCTGGGATCCCAGAAGGCAGCGACAGTTGTCCCTGAGCTCTGCAGACAGTGCAGATGTCAAACACACcttggaggaaggaaagaattgGGGCGACTCAGTTGGCTTGTCCCGGTCAGTCCGGAAAGTTCAGGATTCACAGCAGCCTCCGAGGAAGCTGAATGGCTGGAGCTCTGCATCTGAATATCAG AAGCCCACACTGGGAAGCGTTCTCAGACAGCAGTCCCTTGaggataaagaagaaaaggtgcCGCTAAGACAGAAGTTTGTGCACTCTGAGATCTCCGAGGCTGTTGAAAGAGCCAGGAGGCGACGGGAAGAGGAGGAGCGGCGAGCCAGGGAGGAGCGTCTGGCAGCATGCGCTGCAAAGCTGAAGCAACTTGATCAGAAATGCAAACTGGCTCAGAAGAGTGGGGAGACccagaaacacacagagaatGAAGACCTGCGACCCCcaagcacagagaaaaatgctgtGCAAGAGAATGGTCATGCTCTCCGTAGAG caaCCCCTGAGTTTCACGCACAGGATGTCTCTGTTGGCTATCTGGAAGAGGAGactcctgccccagcagcagcagcccaaagCAGCAGCGAGGAGGAGCTCAGAGAAGCTCCCTCCCCGGCACAGGAATTCAACAAATACCAGAAGTCTCTTCCCCCACGATTCCAgaggcaacagcagcaacagcagcag gagcagctgtaCAAGatgcagcactggcagcagcagcagcaagtctatcctcccccatcccattccCATCCCCAAAGGACATTCTACCCGCCGCACCCCCAGATGCTTGGCTTTGATCCTCGCTGGATGATGATGCCCTCTTATATGGACCCTCGCATGGCCCAGAGTCGCACCCCCGTGGATTTCTACCCTTCAGCCCTTCACCCTTCCG GAATTATGAAGCCCATGATTCAGCAGGACTCCATCGGGGGGAGCAGCTGTCGGTCTGAAGATCAGAACtgtcaggcagggcaggcagaaaggaaaactgcTCCCTTGGACCCTGTGCCAGTATGGGGCCAGGAGAGCTACACATCCCTGCAGAGCAAAGGGTACTCCCTGTCACATCAAAAACAGGCTGACAACATGACCGTGGAGGGGCTGCATGCCAG GAATGGCAGTTACTCTGCTTCTCCTGGAAGGCCAGACAGCCTAAGCACCCAGCGAGATCTCTttgaggagagaggggaggagtACTTGAATGCTTTTGACAAGAAGGCCCAAGCAGACTTTGACAGCTGCCTGTCTTCTCAGAGGATAGGCCAAGATCTCTTGTTTCAGCATCAGGAGACTGTGCAGGAAACCTGTCCTGCTGGCAACCGTCATGCAAACTTGAGGTGTTCACCCCTAGAGCCTGATTTTATCCAAGCAGAGAAGAAGCCTGAATATAATGGCTGGGATATCAGCCACCATCAGAAACCCGCAGAGACTGCAGCGGAAGTTGTGGAAGAAGCGCCCAGGGATGAGCAGTCATTCAGTGCTGACCCGTGGAAGAAAGAAGGAGCTAATACCAAACAGCCTGCTGAAGAAACAACAGAGTGGGCTCCTGAGAACCGGAACACCAGTGGTCAGCACCAGGAGCAAATGGGGAGGACTCGGCGATCAGGCCCAATTAAAAAACCAGTCCTGAAAGCCCTCAAggtggaagagaaggagaaggagatggAGAAGGTTAAACTGGAGGGAGAGGACACCCTGCACCCACTCAAGGAGAAGGCGGCTGTTCAGAAAGTAGAAAATGAGTCAGATGATTCTGCAGCCTTACTCAACTCCACGCGTTACCTGCTGGATGACAAAGGTTCTTCCCAAGCCAGCCTTGCCCGAGAGGCTGAGAAATcccaagaggaagaagaggaggaagaggaggaagagaagccaGAAAGAGCCTGGGAGAACAAACTATCCAGAGAGTCCGGTGATCTCCCTcccacaaaaagaaacaactggATCTTCATTGATGAGGAGCAAGCATTTGGTGGGAGAGGTCAAGGACGTGGGCGGGGGAGAGGCTTCAGAGAGTTCACTTTCAGAGGCCGAGGCACTGTGGTGGGCAGCCGGGGAGTCTATAACAACCAGCGGAGCAGTCGAGGGCGAGGGCTTCGGGAGTTCAACCAGCCAGAAGACTTCCCCAGAGGCAAGCCAAGGCGCCGGATTGCAAGTGAGACACACAGTGAAGGGTCAGAATACGAGGAGCTCCCCAAGCGTCGCAGACAGAGAGGCTCGGAAAACAGCAATGAAGGCTCTGTGCTAGACCGGGAGGACAGTGATTTGAAAAAGGGAGACTTCAAAGAGTCTTGGAGGTCCAACAAAATCTATTCAGATGATCACAGTACTCTGGATCCTAAAATGAGGGCTCCGAGAGCTTTTGGGAGATCATTACCACCAAGACTGAGCAACTCTGGCTATGGGCGAAGGGGTTTCATGGGTAAGGAGCCCACGCAGTGGCAAGGCAGGAGTGGGGGAGCAGGGTGGCAGGAGTACAGCCACACCTCTCCATCGGACACTTTCGGGAGCAGGCAGCAGTCTGACAGGGACTACATTCAGGATTCTTATAAACACGTGGATTCCTTCTCCAGTCGGGTTTTTGACGAGGGTCATCTGGAAGACAAAAGGCACTTTTTCCAGGAGGATTACTCAGCAGATCAGGAGAACATAGAGAACAGACCATTCAGGAGGCGGCGTCCCCCCCGCCAAGACAAGCCCCCACGATTCAGGCGCCTCAGGCAAGAGAGGGAATCGGTCGGCCAGTGGAACCCCGAGGAGGGAGGCCCCAACCTGCTGCCCAGCCAGTGGCCTGGAAGACCCAAGCTGACCACcgcagagaagagcagcatctcGGGCAGGCGGTCTCCTGAGCTGTCCTACCAGAACTCATCGGACCATGCCAATGAGGAGTGGGAGACTGCATCTGAAAGCAGTGACTTCAGCGAGCGGCGGGAGAGGCGAGATGGAATTTCAGAGAGCGAAGGCCAGCTGGAGGGTGGCCTCGGGAGTGGGAGCttgggagagaagagggagcTAGCAAAGAGGAGCTTCTCAAGCCAGAGGCCACTTGTTGACAGGCAGAGCCGCAAGGCTGAGCCAACAGGGTTTTCAGAGCAGTCTGTCAGGACTGGTGTAGGAGCGGCTTCCAGATATGAGAGCCAGCAGAATGGGACACtgataaaaagcaaaag GTCTCCAGAAGAAGGAGGGGGCCTTGGCAACACCAGTGGTGGGAGCAGCCACTCTATTTACAGCTTGGATAGGGCCTCCCATGCGAACTCGGAGAGTGCTGAGGGGCCGGGTAAAAAGCCAGAGAAGGAGCCCAAATCCACTGCACAAAGAGCAAGTGAGAAGGGAGAGGCCTTGTCACAGTTTGAACTGAATTATGGAA GTACCATCATTGATAATCGGGTgtcaaacacagcagaagagaatGAAGTAGGTTCTATGACAGGTGAAGGCTTCATTGAGGTTCTTACTAAAAAGCAGCGTCGTTTGCTGGAAGAGGAGCGAAGGAAgaaggaacaggctgctcag GCACCAGCTAAGGCCCGCGTCCTTCAGTCTCGCATTCCTCCGCGATTTGCTAAGAAGCAGAACAGCTTGTGCCTGGAGCAAAGTGATGTAACCGTTTCTGGAAACAGCCTGGGCACAGAGATCTGGGAGAGCAACAGCCCAG CTCTTTCTGTTCAGTCTCCTGGCAGTGATTCCTGGAGCAAGCCTGTAAACACCTTTAATGGTACTGAATCTAGCACCACTGAG GGTTTTAAAGGCAGCCAGGGGGATAGTGGCATTGACTTGAGCGCGGAGTCTCGGGAATCCTCCGCTACCTCCTCTCAGCGCAGCTCTCCATATGGCACCCTCAAACCAGAGGAGATGAATGGGGCTGGCCTGGTGGACCCAAAGCCTGACTGCCAGAAGGAGCAAGTGCAGAAGCAATCTGATAAAAAG GATTCAGATCAAGGCTCAGGACAGAACAAGGAACACAAGCCTGGACCAATCGGCAACGAACGctccctgaaaaacagaaagggtTCGGAGGGAACGGAACGGCTGGAAGGGAATATTCCCCCTGTTAACGGGGTGGAAATTCACGTGGATTCTGTACTTCCTGTGCCACCCATTGAATTTGGAGTAAATCCTAAA gattctgacTTCAGCTTGCCACCTGGTTCTGCCTCTGGCACTGCAGCTAACCCTGTCACCAAATTGCAGGATGCCTTGGCCAGTAAT GCAGGGTTAACACAGTCCATTCCCATTCTGCGAAGAGATCACCACCTCCAGCGGTGCATTGGCCTGAACCCGATGTCCTTCCCCACTGCAGACCTTACTCTTAAG ATGGAGTCTGCTCGTAAAGCTTGGGAAAACTCTCCTAGTTTACCAGAACAGAACTCCCCAGGAGGCGCGGGTTCAGGCATCCAGCCTCCTTCCAGTGTTGGAGCTTCCAACGGTGTCAGCTACAGCTCTTTTGGTGGAGTTTCTATGCCTCCTATGCCTGTGGCGTCCGTAGCACCTTCTGCATCTATTCCAG GTAACCATATTCCACCCCTGTATCTGGATGGCCATGTGTTTGCAAGTCAGCCCCGCCTGGTCCCTCAGACGATACCTCAGCAGCAAAGCTATCAACAG gctgctgctgctcaacAGATCCCCATTTCCCTCCACACATCCTTACAGGCCCAAGCTCAGCTCGGGCTGAGGGGTGGTCTGCCTGTTTCCCAGTCCCAGGAAATGTACAGCTCCATACAGCCCTTCAG GTCTCAGGTGTATATGCACCCCAGTCTGTCTCAACCCAGCACCATGGTCCTGACAGGAGGCACTGCTCTGAAGCCTCCATATTCCGCCTTCCCAGGCATGCAGCCCTTGGAGGTGGTGAAAACGCAGTCTGGGTCCCCCTATCAGCCCATGAATGGAAGCCAGACGCTGGTTTATGAAGGCCAGATAAACCAGGCGGCTGGTATGGGAGCTTCCCAGATGATGGACTCTCAGCTTACACAG CTAACAATGCCTGTGCCTGGCTCCCAGCTTCCTCTGCCCCGCTACGGCTCTGGCCAGCAGCCCCTGATTCTACCACAGTCCATCCAGCTTCCTCAGGGGCAAAACCTGCCTGTAGGAGCTCCCCGAAGAATCCTTCCTCCTGGATCCCAGCCTTCTGTTCTTGCTACCAGCAGGGAG TCCTCCCAAATGGAAATGAAAGGGTTTCATTTCTCCGATGGTAAACAGAATATGTCCTCCGGAGGGTCCGTACCATCGCCACATACGTACAG GCCTAGCTCTGCCAGCCCAAGCGGAAAGCCGTCTGGACCAGCAGTTAGTATGGGCTCTGTGCAAGGACACTATGTACAACAG GCAAAGCAGCGGGTGGATGAAAATAAAGCCAACCTGGGAGCAGTAAAGCTGCAAGAAACACCCTCCACAAACCAGATGAAGCCGGTGCGCACAGGAGCGATCAAACCTCAGGCAGTCAAAGTGGAGGAAAGCAAGGCCTAG